The Sander vitreus isolate 19-12246 chromosome 10, sanVit1, whole genome shotgun sequence genome contains the following window.
GTACAGGGCTCTGCAATACAAGAGCAATGTTGTTTCTATGTTTTCTACATGGATCATGAACGGATGAGGATGCTAACTTTTTGCCTGGGACATGTAGCGTTAGGGTCACGTTTTAAACTTAGTCATGAAGCCTACGTTAGCttaattagctacagctgataaGAACTGCATCAGTTGCCATTTCAGCTGGCAAATTTGTCGTCGCAGGCTAGAAATGAAAGGCCTGCTTTTGTCTACCTCTTTGAACTCAAGGAcccattgttttaaaaaagtacTAATCATTTTGGAGTTGTAAATCTGCCACTGTTATTCTTTTATCtacaaataatatttatatttgttttaaccGTGCAAGGTTGGGAAGCTTGATAGGcacagcaacagtaactaagggggCGGAGCTAAGTGTCTTGGCTGTAAGGGGAATTGAATGTATGGCTTTGTTAGGCTTTCTGGTTGAAGGACTGAAAGTTTTGCTCTCCTTTGAATCATTGATATGAAAAGATGAGAACTACTTCTTTCACCCTCAGCTGGACAAGTGTGTGATCACAGGCATCGCCATGGGAAATCAGGACATGAGGAACAGAAGCCTGGTGAAAGAATGGTGCCAGACTGACCTTGTTATGGTAATGGCACTGTCTCCATTGCTGTCGCCtgcacatgcagacacattGTGTCACTCTGGCGCCAAATAGAGCCTGACACTGCTGCCAGTGAAAAATGTGTTGCTAATTTGTGGTTTGATCACCGatgcttctctttttttcttccttcctttctgcAGTCCACTGGCAATGTGAGCACTGGAAACTGTGGCCCCAGTCATGACTTGTCCCAGTTGTCACTGAAGTGTGAGTTCAAACTCTATTATCTGTAACCCACCCTCTCTTGTGAATTGTACAATTTATTTTTAgtatgcattttcttttcagtgttaGCCCTGTTAAAAATGTAGTGAACCTGCTTGTGGGATCATTTCCTCATGATTGCTGGTCCTGTCACTCTGCAGGTAGGCATTTGTTTGTGTCTACCAGGCTGTCAGACCTCACGGTGGGCCTGATTCTCCTGGCAGGCTCTCTGGCTGTCCTCTGCACCTGTCTGCTGCTTCTGGTCAAGCTGCTCAACTCTCTTCTTAAAGGCCAAGTCGCAAAGGTTATTCATAAAGTCATCAACACAGGTGGGCATGCTTTTGAGCTGCTGGTTTTACACACCACTTCAACATGTAGCAGAATTAGTGTGTTTAATATACATGTGGGTAATTTCCATCTTTCCTCTCTTTATCTCAACAGACCTGCCATATCCGTGTGGGTGGCTGTCAGGATACATGGCCATGTTCGTGGGTGCAGGGGTAACATTTGTGGTCCAGAGCAGCTCTGTCTTTACTTCAACCATGACTCCCCTGATAGGTAGGTGACGTATGGTACAGTATTTATAGCTGCTGGAAAGACTAAATAAATGCtctttgttctgtttgtgttgtcagttagggttagaattaaaACTTCATAAATTCTTGGTTACCTAAGTACTTTAGTGTTTTTAGACTAAAGTTAGTGTTTTGGCATGGTTTGTCaggaaaggcttggacccaatTGCAGTTTAgctgatttattaaacaaaaatgaagtacataccaaaaaatccagaaaatgggcaaaaaagcaaaaactaattccagaacagaagaacaggatctcaaaactggaactcagagacgcagggtagactccagacacaaacaaactcacaggacacagcaacagaataaaaaatgatctgacaaagacaacacagagactaaataaaccaggtaacgaggactaacaagggacaggtgacactaggctgggcaaacaggtgaaacacattagggcaatcACAAGGGAGGGAAAAGACAGGAAagtagacaagacaagggagacaagactgacttcaaaataaaacaggaaacagaacaaaacagaaaatcacaatcatgacatgTTTTTACAAGCAAAAAAACTTGCTGCATGGCTTGTTTTACTCTCTTGGATGTGTACTATCTTTCTTGCTCTTGACCACCACCCACCTAATTGACCACAGTAGGCTGAACCATTTTAAACCACCCTCAGCCATTAAAAGGCTGAATAATATCAATATAACCATGTGTCTGTCATCacctctgtgtgagtgtgaaacCATGTGGTAGCATCGCTTGGTTATTACAGTATGAAAGATATGTGAGTAATGCTAAACAACTGTCCACCACTTTATTCTCTCATCAGAAATACTTTCAGGCAATTTGGACAGTTAATCGTGGCAGCCTGATGGGTAATTGGTGATACTTTTGTTGGTTCTATATCAATAGCTGTAATTCTCATAGCAGATTCTACTCATTCATTACAGTCTTTCATTGCAATTTTTCTTTGTGATTCAGAAGTAgtatacttattttttttttttttaacctttatttatccaggtaagtcgattgagaacaatttctgttgtcacattcacacagttacacattcataccgaGGTTGTGACTTTAGTTTACTGTTCACATGCCATTTGTACTTCTCACTGTCCAACCTGACTTTGATGCTCAGTTAGTTTTCTCCAGTTTGTGTTGAGAAAATGTTGTTTAAAGTCCAATCGTAGCATCTGCCCAGTCTAAAGGTTGGACTGATGTGATCTCCTTCTGAGCCCGCAGTTATGTTTCATTTGGTGCAAGCCTTCAGGGATTCTCTTGTAATGTCTTATCAAACAGAATGTTGACCAGCACTGTGCAGAAGTGACTATCAGTCATGCTACTTGCCTGGACTCTGCTTCTGGCATTTGAGGTTTGCCACTGTATTTTGTGAGCTTAAATTAGcacttttaatgttttacatGGATATCAGTTTATGTGAATACTTTGTTTTAAAGTTGttgtggcagagagagagagaacaatagCACATACCTCTGACTGTCAATCAAACCTGAAAGAAGTACTAATGTAATCTATTTGCTCGTAAATTGGGCTGGCCACCAAGTTAGAAATTCAAACACCACAACCTCTgaacagacatttacatataCAGCAATAAACTGTGAACTGTACAATGAACAAAGGTTTACCAGATTGCTCCTGTTATGCATTTAATGgctatttaaaatgaatatgttCTCATACGGGGAAGAAAATACCTCAGATTTTCTTCCCTGTAGTGGCTAATAGCTCATTTGGCAGCTACATGGAGCCAAATAAGGACCTGCTTATTTCCACTGACTGAGTCTTGTGAATTTTGTAAGAACATGTTGCATAACCGGCACTGTATGCCACTGGCTAAATGAAGCATGTAAAATCAGTGATGACTAAATCATTCGCCTGCTACTCTGTGATAAATATGAGATGGGaatcatgttttcttttaaacaggAGTAATTAAGCAGCTTGGAGAAATAAGCTAAAAGGCAAGAGACTATAGACATGGATGATTTACAATCCTCAGATCTACTCAATtaagtatttctttttcttttactttagaTTTTAGCACTACCTCCCCTTCAACCCTCGCTGTTACCATGTCTTAGTATCATGTATTGAAAATAAACTGTTAGAAAGCAACAGCTTGCATACAATTTCAGTACTTGTATAACTATATAAAGCAGAATAGCAGCATTTCCCTACTGTGGTCTTCACTTGCTGTCAAGCAGCCTGCCATTAGTCATCGTATCTGGCAAAGTTGTATTTCAGCCTCTATGATTCCTCtgttgctttttcaaaaatTGGCTTACGTTCGTCTTTAACACCAAGTACGAAtgattttatattttgtctATTTAGCTGAAATGAAATTTGAGTCAAACTCAgttataatatttaaaatagttctttttaaaccattatgactttatgactctcagcacatttattttgttgattCTGTGGATTTTTCTTGTGTCTTATCCTTGCAAAGGCACTGGATTCCAATTTGAGCAACTGCTCAGAAATGTAATCTTAATCAAACATATCCACTTTTCAAGACAAATCAGTGTAGCTTTGACGAATGTTTATCATTGTTGACACTTGACGATGATTATAATGCACCTAGTCTCAGTCTTAACACAAAAGTGTTAAGTTCATCAACTAGTTTCTGAGAAAGAAGTGGATAGAAGCTATATCATTTCCTGGTTAACCATCTTTATTTACTGCCCTGGTTTCCTCTGTTTCTGTCATCTCCCTCAGGTATTGGTGTGATCAGCCTGGAGCGGGCCTATCCTCTCACCCTTGGGTCCAACATTGGCACCACTGCCACAGCCCTGCTGGCAGCTCTGGCCAGTCCTGGGAACAAGCTAGCAGCGGCCATACAAGTAAGCCAGTGTTTTATCAGATACAACAGCCATTTTTAAACTGCAGgaaaatgagggaaaaaaagcaaaagtgACGGCACCATTACCACCACCCTCCCACTTAAAcgaaaaaatattgaatatatattttccaGTGATATGCCTTTCAGAGAGGGGGATgaacacacagtgagacaaCACTAAGGGAGTCAACACATATATTTTTcctacacaaacaaaaatatgtttacatCGAATTATCCACAGATGGTAGATTACgataatgtatgtatatttatgaaattgGAATTATGCATAAATAAGCTGGAGGTAACTAAGTGGACGCTTCAGGGAGTTTTTTGTTAGTCTTCTCTGAGacagaactgtaaaatatggaaCTATCTGGTGTCATTGGATTATGTTTATGAAATGAATGTTGTCATGTCTGAGGATGTAAATGACAACACACATTGACTGTTAATTGCATTCTTTAGCACCCACAACCTGTATCTCTTCATCTTGTCTTTGTATGCAGATTGCTCTGTGTCACCTCTTCTTCAACGTCTTTGGCATTCTGCTGTGGTATCCTTTCCCCTTCACGCGCCTGCCGATAAGGATGGCTCGTGTCCTGGGTGAGCGCACTGCAAAGTACCGCTGGTTTGCAGTCTTGTACCTTCTCCTTTGCTTCTTGCTGTTGCCCTCGCTGGTGCTGGGCCTCTCGCTGGCAGGTTGGCGGGTGATGGCTGCCGTTGGGGCTCCTTTCCTTGGGGTGACCATCTTCATCACCTTGGTAAATGTGATGCAGGCTCGTAGTCCTCGCCACCTGCCCACTAAGCTCCAGAGCTGGGACTTCCTGCCCCAGTGGATGCACTCTCTCAAACCGCTCGACCGCCTCATCACCAAGGCAACTGTCTGCTGCAGCTCTGCAAGCGAGGAGGAgcagggagaagaagaagaggagcatATATCGACACAGATGACCTCTGTCAACACGCAGAAAGAGCCTGCCCAGAGGAAGGCACAGCTGGCTTATGACAACCCAATCCTGGACTTCCTGGATGAGAGCAGACCAGGTGTGAGGGTGCTTAAATTAAAAGGGTTAGAGAGGTGCAACAGCACTCCACTGTAGTCAAACAACTTTTATACTGCATGTTGTATATAATATTGTGGTGAGAGTTGGAATTGAGAAAAGCCATTTTATAATGCTTTGAAAATAACCcctatttttattataaattgatTGATAATCAGAAGATCCTCCCAAAACTAGGCTAAATATCATGAACACAGCATAAGATTTTCATCCATGTTTGATTTCCATCCAGCTGAGCAAGCTTCACCTGCTGATGAAGATCATATGATatgatcaaaagctccagaacagctacttaatgcatttttttgtcacctGTTGTCGAGATCAATAACGAACTTTGAAACTCAATTAATGATACATAAACAGCATGATTTAGGAACTGCATTAAAGGTACACTGaggagtttttgaccactagtgGTGCTATGGAGTAATGTttttcaacccgttctcattctgaactcgtaaaataaggacgtttggacagtggctgtcagcgtctgatgcgacgaaaaaggcgtctttcagcgtgtttgtgtaacgcaccgggagggcagcagttagataggatttagtgagtagtatgtaagggtaAATTtctgcataaggaggttggttggggtggtgaatgggtcaagcacaggactttcaccccagagaGCAGGGTTCACATCCCACCTGTCACACTTGCtatagttgttttttctttcctcccacatgtcacagaaccgtacacccacccacgaccttttccttaacataactgcgtcaaaagggacggcaatagtcccgaccaagcgtgtttacttatagcgctaaagggacagcaatagtcccgaccaagcgtgtttacttatagcgctaaagggatggcaatagtcccgaccaagcgcgtttacttaaagcgctaaaggagacttttagcgtcaataagaacgacaaaggcacctgaccaagcgtccatattttacgagatgagtgtgagaatgcattgtgttttttatgAGTGAGGCCCCATATTGTTTGTGCACATGCAAGCATGCATTCCTGCTTTTGGTTTCAAGCCATTTAGCTGATTTGCCAAAACAAAAGGTAGCAATGCAACGACAAAGGCAGTGAAGACGATAACGGCCAGCAGTTGGgtgagaaacacaaaatgtaaacatgtcaatttttgtttgtttacaagaaaactgacaaaaattGACATGTTTACACTTTGACTAGCCAACAATATTTCTTTTCAAAAAGGAAACCAGCACTGTTGGTGGCCCAAATTATAATGATAAAACAATCGTATTACTGAGTGGATAAATGTTTGATAATTATGTTAAAATACCCTGTACTCACTTGTTATATAAGTGTAGGTGGGCGATTGGATACACGCAGATGCTAGAAATGATTCAAATAAtcatcacgtgtgtgtgtgtgtgtgtgtgtgtgtgtgtgtgtgtgtgtgtgtgtgtgtgtgtgtgtgtgtgtgtgtgtgtgtgtgtgtgtgtgtgtgtgtgtgtgtgtgtaagtgggaGAGAATGCACACTTGGGAGGTGTTGTTGAATGTGTGAATATAtgctgtttctttttctgttgcacaGTAACAATTGATCATGTTTAAGAAATGTTGACTCCCTAAAGTCTGCCGATTTAATGAGAGAATAATAATCACTTTTAAGGTATCAGACTTTGATGAGCGCTTTGCAAACAGGATGAAAGTACACATTAAATG
Protein-coding sequences here:
- the slc34a1b gene encoding sodium-dependent phosphate transport protein 2A; this translates as MSSRSITIVSYGRSTGLHYNGLRMHGTQLSSQPKLLQEEDRESGMGSSLDLSSSFEGYSQHTNHPYGKPSLREADRLPEEKDSSPEPTAVSPNKIKQLLINLSKVPLLLILLFFFVCSLDTLSSAFQLAGGKVAGDIFQDNAVLSNPVAGLVVGILVTVLVQSSSTSTSIVVSLVASGLLDVRSAVPIIMGTNIGTSVTNTIVAMMQAAERSEFQRAFAGATIHDCFNWLSVLVLLPLEVASGLMARLSHMLVTSFKLQPGEEAPELLKVITEPVTKLIIQLDKCVITGIAMGNQDMRNRSLVKEWCQTDLVMSTGNVSTGNCGPSHDLSQLSLKCRHLFVSTRLSDLTVGLILLAGSLAVLCTCLLLLVKLLNSLLKGQVAKVIHKVINTDLPYPCGWLSGYMAMFVGAGVTFVVQSSSVFTSTMTPLIGIGVISLERAYPLTLGSNIGTTATALLAALASPGNKLAAAIQIALCHLFFNVFGILLWYPFPFTRLPIRMARVLGERTAKYRWFAVLYLLLCFLLLPSLVLGLSLAGWRVMAAVGAPFLGVTIFITLVNVMQARSPRHLPTKLQSWDFLPQWMHSLKPLDRLITKATVCCSSASEEEQGEEEEEHISTQMTSVNTQKEPAQRKAQLAYDNPILDFLDESRPGVRVLKLKGLERCNSTPL